The proteins below come from a single Zea mays cultivar B73 chromosome 8, Zm-B73-REFERENCE-NAM-5.0, whole genome shotgun sequence genomic window:
- the LOC100382663 gene encoding Probable esterase PIR7A, with protein MSSGTTTTEEESGKGPPPQHQHHFVLVHGACHGAWCWYKVATLLASAGHRVTALDMAGCGASPVRGEDVASFEDYSRPLLDAVGALPPGERAVLVGHSFGGQSLALAMERYPERVAVAVFVSAAMPAAGKPMALVLQEFSREIGPDFYMDCIYSTGSEPEHPVETLLLGPEYLAKRLYQLSPPEDLTLAMAMVRPSRWFEDDATLRRDDGLTAGRYGAVRRVCVVAEDDASWSAEFQRRMASWSPGAEVRGLRGADHMPMLSKPADLSDMLVEVANKYSSDLEDPA; from the exons ATGAGCTCAGGGACGACGACAACGGAGGAGGAGAGCGGCAAGGGGCCGCCGCCGCAGCACCAGCACCACTTCGTGCTGGTGCACGGCGCCTGCCACGGCGCGTGGTGCTGGTACAAGGTGGCCACGCTCCTGGCCTCCGCGGGCCACCGCGTCACGGCGCTCGACATGGCGGGGTGCGGCGCCAGCCCCGTGCGCGGCGAGGACGTGGCGTCCTTCGAGGACTACAGCCGCCCGCTCCTGGACGCGGTGGGAGCGCTTCCGCCCGGGGAGCGAGCGGTCCTCGTCGGCCATAGCTTCGGCGGCCAGAGCCTCGCGCTGGCCATGGAGAGGTACCCTGAACGAGTCGCCGTCGCGGTGTTCGTCTCGGCCGCCATGCCCGCCGCCGGCAAGCCCATGGCGCTCGTCTTGCAAGAG TTTTCGCGAGAAATAGGGCCAGATTTTTACATGGACTGCATATACAGCACCGGCAGCGAACCTGAGCATCCGGTGGAGACACTTCTGCTAGGGCCAGAGTACTTGGCCAAGAGACTGTACCAGCTCAGCCCTCCTGAG GACCTGACCTTGGCAATGGCGATGGTGAGGCCGTCTCGATGGTTCGAGGACGACGCGACGCTGAGGAGGGATGACGGGCTGACGGCGGGCAGGTACGGCGCCGTTAGGCGGGTGTGCGTCGTTGCCGAGGACGACGCGTCGTGGTCGGCGGAGTTCCAGCGGCGCATGGCCTCGTGGAGCCCCGGCGCCGAGGTGAGGGGCCTGCGGGGAGCCGACCATATGCCCATGCTCTCCAAGCCAGCGGACCTCTCGGACATGCTTGTTGAGGTAGCCAACAAGTACAGTTCCGATTTGGAGGACCCTGCCTGA
- the LOC100194395 gene encoding mitochondrial thiamine diphosphate carrier 1 — protein MGSGEEPSQMRRALVDSLAGAISGGISRTVTSPLDVIKIRFQVQLEPTTSWGILRRDVYGPSKYTGLLQATKDILREEGLPGFWRGNVPALFMYMPYTAIQFTVLHKLKTFASGSSRTEDHLDLSPYLSYVSGAIAGCTATIGSYPFDLLRTILASQGEPKVYPNMRSAFIDIIKTRGVQGLYSGLSPTLVEIIPYAGLQFGSYDTFKRSMMTWNRYKYSHLSFGSEDDSVSSFQLFLCGFAAGTFSKAACHPLDVVKKRFQIEGLKRHPRYGAPIESSTYKGMYHALKEIVVKEGFGGLYKGLFPSLVKSAPAGAVTFVVYEYISDWIGCKAGVE, from the exons atgggCTCCGGGGAGGAGCCGTCGCAGATGCGGAGGGCGCTGGTGGACTCTCTCGCGGGCGCCATCTCCGGCGGCATCTCCCGCACCGTCACCTCCCCCCTCGACGTCATCAAAATCCGCTTCCAG GTTCAGTTAGAACCCACAACCTCGTGGGGTATTCTTCGAAGGGATGTGTATGGACCTTCCAAATACACTGGGCTTCTGCAAGCAACCAAAGATATTCTCAGAGAGGAAGGTTTACCG GGATTTTGGAGAGGAAATGTACCGGCTCTGTTTATGTATATGCCATATACAGCTATACAATTCACTGTTCTACACAAACTAAAAACATTTGCTTCTGGTTCATCTAGAACAG AGGATCATTTGGATTTGAGCCCTTACTTATCTTATGTAAGTGGAGCTATAGCAGGGTGCACAGCAACTATAGGGTCATATCCATTTGACCTTCTGAGGACTATTCTTGCATCTCAGGGTGAACCAAAG GTTTACCCCAATATGAGGTCTGCGTTTATTGATATAATTAAAACTCGTGGTGTTCAAGGGCTTTATTCTGGTCTATCTCCAACTCTTGTTGAAATCATACCATATGCCGGTTTGCAGTTTGGTTCATACGACACTTTCAAACGTTCGATGATG ACATGGAACAGATATAAATATTCACATCTTAGCTTTGGAAGCGAGGATGATTCAGTATCAAGTTTCCAGCTATTTCTTTGTGGGTTTGCAGCTGGGACATTTTCAAAGGCTGCATGCCACCCACTTGATGTTGTAAAGAAAAGGTTCCAG ATTGAAGGACTAAAACGACATCCAAGGTATGGTGCTCCAATTGAGAGCAGTACATACAAGGGCATGTACCATGCCTTAAAGGAGATTGTCGTAAAGGAGGGATTTGGAGGCCTTTATAAGGGCCTTTTCCCCTCTTTAGTGAAATCGGCCCCTGCTGGTGCAGTGACATTTGTGGTTTATGAATACATCTCAGACTG GATAGGGTGCAAGGCTGGAGTTGAGTAA
- the LOC100194395 gene encoding mitochondrial thiamine diphosphate carrier 1 isoform X1: protein MGSGEEPSQMRRALVDSLAGAISGGISRTVTSPLDVIKIRFQVQLEPTTSWGILRRDVYGPSKYTGLLQATKDILREEGLPGFWRGNVPALFMYMPYTAIQFTVLHKLKTFASGSSRTEDHLDLSPYLSYVSGAIAGCTATIGSYPFDLLRTILASQGEPKVYPNMRSAFIDIIKTRGVQGLYSGLSPTLVEIIPYAGLQFGSYDTFKRSMMTWNRYKYSHLSFGSEDDSVSSFQLFLCGFAAGTFSKAACHPLDVVKKRFQIEGLKRHPRYGAPIESSTYKGMYHALKEIVVKEGFGGLYKGLFPSLVKSAPAGAVTFVVYEYISDWVQGWS, encoded by the exons atgggCTCCGGGGAGGAGCCGTCGCAGATGCGGAGGGCGCTGGTGGACTCTCTCGCGGGCGCCATCTCCGGCGGCATCTCCCGCACCGTCACCTCCCCCCTCGACGTCATCAAAATCCGCTTCCAG GTTCAGTTAGAACCCACAACCTCGTGGGGTATTCTTCGAAGGGATGTGTATGGACCTTCCAAATACACTGGGCTTCTGCAAGCAACCAAAGATATTCTCAGAGAGGAAGGTTTACCG GGATTTTGGAGAGGAAATGTACCGGCTCTGTTTATGTATATGCCATATACAGCTATACAATTCACTGTTCTACACAAACTAAAAACATTTGCTTCTGGTTCATCTAGAACAG AGGATCATTTGGATTTGAGCCCTTACTTATCTTATGTAAGTGGAGCTATAGCAGGGTGCACAGCAACTATAGGGTCATATCCATTTGACCTTCTGAGGACTATTCTTGCATCTCAGGGTGAACCAAAG GTTTACCCCAATATGAGGTCTGCGTTTATTGATATAATTAAAACTCGTGGTGTTCAAGGGCTTTATTCTGGTCTATCTCCAACTCTTGTTGAAATCATACCATATGCCGGTTTGCAGTTTGGTTCATACGACACTTTCAAACGTTCGATGATG ACATGGAACAGATATAAATATTCACATCTTAGCTTTGGAAGCGAGGATGATTCAGTATCAAGTTTCCAGCTATTTCTTTGTGGGTTTGCAGCTGGGACATTTTCAAAGGCTGCATGCCACCCACTTGATGTTGTAAAGAAAAGGTTCCAG ATTGAAGGACTAAAACGACATCCAAGGTATGGTGCTCCAATTGAGAGCAGTACATACAAGGGCATGTACCATGCCTTAAAGGAGATTGTCGTAAAGGAGGGATTTGGAGGCCTTTATAAGGGCCTTTTCCCCTCTTTAGTGAAATCGGCCCCTGCTGGTGCAGTGACATTTGTGGTTTATGAATACATCTCAGACTG GGTGCAAGGCTGGAGTTGA